Proteins encoded within one genomic window of Saccharopolyspora pogona:
- a CDS encoding IS110 family RNA-guided transposase translates to MTQESPRIIGGVDSHGQTHHGAVIDQVGRHLADKEFPTTTDGYRRLLEWMRSHGELVAIGVEGTGAYGAELARVLTASGISVIEVDRPDRKTRRLRGKSDSIDAYAAATAVLAERATGIPKSRDGVVEAIRALRVARTSAVKARTQAINQIRSLLVSAPAVLREQITGLNTAALITTLARLRPGQDLAHPPTATRAALRLLARRYQALDTEIAELDNAIAPLTQQACPDLLELRGVGTQTAGTLLAAAGDNPERMRSEAAFAHLTGAAPIPASSGRTDRHRLDRGGNRSANNALYTIVLVRMRHDERTRAYVERRTQEGLTKKDIIRCLKRYVAREIYHALTTTPTTQQTPPKTPTTAA, encoded by the coding sequence ATGACGCAAGAAAGCCCGCGGATCATCGGCGGAGTCGATTCCCATGGCCAGACCCATCACGGCGCGGTGATCGACCAGGTGGGCCGGCACCTGGCCGACAAGGAGTTCCCCACCACCACCGATGGCTACCGGCGGCTACTGGAATGGATGCGGTCGCATGGTGAGCTCGTCGCGATCGGGGTCGAGGGAACCGGTGCCTACGGCGCCGAACTCGCCCGGGTACTCACCGCCTCTGGCATCAGCGTCATCGAGGTGGATCGCCCCGACCGTAAAACCCGTCGCCTGAGAGGAAAATCAGACTCGATCGATGCCTACGCCGCAGCCACCGCGGTGCTGGCCGAACGCGCCACCGGCATCCCGAAAAGCCGTGACGGTGTGGTCGAGGCCATCCGCGCCCTGCGCGTGGCCCGCACCAGCGCGGTCAAAGCCCGCACCCAGGCGATCAACCAGATCCGTTCACTGCTGGTCTCCGCACCGGCGGTGCTACGCGAGCAGATCACCGGCCTGAACACCGCCGCACTGATCACCACCCTGGCCCGGCTACGACCCGGCCAGGACCTGGCCCACCCGCCGACGGCCACCCGCGCCGCCCTGCGCCTACTGGCACGGCGCTACCAGGCCCTCGACACCGAGATCGCCGAACTCGACAACGCCATCGCCCCGCTGACCCAACAGGCCTGCCCGGACCTGCTGGAACTCCGCGGCGTCGGCACCCAGACCGCCGGTACCCTCCTGGCCGCCGCCGGCGACAACCCTGAACGCATGCGCTCCGAAGCCGCATTCGCCCACCTCACCGGAGCCGCCCCCATCCCCGCCTCCTCCGGCCGCACCGACCGCCACCGCCTCGACCGCGGCGGCAACCGCTCCGCCAACAATGCCCTCTACACCATCGTCCTGGTCCGCATGCGCCACGACGAACGAACCCGCGCCTACGTCGAACGCCGCACCCAGGAAGGACTCACGAAAAAAGACATCATCCGCTGCCTCAAACGCTACGTCGCCCGCGAGATCTACCACGCACTCACCACCACCCCCACAACACAACAAACCCCTCCAAAAACCCCCACAACCGCCGCTTGA